A window of Cytobacillus sp. FSL H8-0458 genomic DNA:
GGAAACGCGGGGAATCACCGAATGAAGGAAGAGATGTTGGAAACGGGCAAACAATCAATGAAAAGACTTTTACAAATTCAGCTCATGAAATAACGGAATCTCAGGTTGTTGAAATGCCAGATGGCCAGCTCAAATTATTTATGAGAAATTTTTCAGGATATGCCCAAATTGCAACAAGCTTTGACGGCGGAGAAACATGGCATCCCGAGGTGATAACTGAAACTGCACTCGTTGCGCCGTATAGTCAGATGTCTGCCATTCGTTATAATGGGCAAATTGATGGAAAAGAAGCGGTCATTTTCTCCAGTGCAAATGATTCCACCAGCCGTATTAATGGAACGGTGCGCGTGGGGTTAATTGAGGAAAATGGCAAGTATGAGAACGGACGTACAAAATACAGCTTTAATTGGAAGTATCAGCAGCTTATAAAAGAAGGCCATTACGGTTACTCCAGCTTAGCGCAGCTGTCTGATGGCAATATAGGGTTATTTTATGAAGGCACCTCCAATACGAATATGGATTTTATTCGATTTAACACGGATTTCTTAAAATGGGACAAGTACTTGGAATCTCCTGATCCACAGATTACCAGCTTTGAAGTCATTCCAAATCAGAAAGATAAATATCGAAAAAAAGATAAAATTAAAGTTGAAGTTGGCTTTGATGGATATACCATGCTTATGGGAGCGAAACGTTTACACGGTAAACTTGGTGATTTCGATGTAAGCTTTGACCTTGTTGAGGAAAAAGGAACAGACCGCTTTATTTTTGAAAGCTCAGTGCCAGAGAAGCTAAAAAAAGGAACTTACACCATCAGCCTGAACTTCGATGATTCTTTATCGGTTTACAATGTGTATGGAAAGAAGTTTCCAAAAGGGACAGAACAAGACGCACTGACAGATCAAATTATCGTTAAATAATGATCCGGAACAGTTGCAGGAGAGCATTTTCCCTGCAGCTGTTCTCCCTATCTATATGCTATTGCGGCGAATGACCATTCATGGAGGAGATCGGATGAAGAAGAAGGTTTTAGTGTTTGCACTTACAGTTATGCTGGTGGCAGGCGGGAATATGTGGACGAAAGCCGAAGCTCACAATAACCATAAAAAATCTGCAGATAAAATAACATGGGAGCACGGAGGAGAGCTGGAACCACAAAAGGGATTTGAAGAGAATCTTGGAACGGCAGGAGTATTATCCGGCTCTTATAAAAACTTTGTCATCGTCGGAGGAGGAGCAAATTTTCCTTATGAGACAGTTTTAAATGGAGGAGAGAAGAAACATTATCCAGATATCTATGTGTTAGAAAAAGATAAAAATGAGTTAAGACTGGTTGAACATACAACACTTGATCATGAAATAGGCTATGGATCTTCTATTACGACAGATAAAGGCGTTTATTATATTGGCGGAAGTCCAAATAAAGAGTATGCCGACGATATATTACTCCTGACGGTTGATAAAAATAAAAAATTGAAAACAAAAAAAATCGGTGATTTACCGTTTACCATAAGCGACGGTATTGCTGTTGAAAAGGATGGAAAATTATATATTGGACTTGGAAAACAAAATGGTAAAGACAGCAATAAATTATTTGAATATGATTTAAGTACTTCTAAAACGAAAGAATTAGCCCCTATACCAGGAGAAGGCTCAAGGAATCAAAGTATAGCTCAATTACTAAATGGAAATCTATATGTATTTAGCGGCGGGGGGACAACTGCCTATACAGATGGATATAAATATAATATTAAAAAAAATTCCTGGACGAAGGTTTCTTCAGTTAAGGCTGCTGACAAAGAAATTTCATTGTTAGGAGCAAGTTCAGTAAAATTAAATCAGGATGAGATGCTGGTAATTGGCGGATTTAATAAAGAAATATATGATGATGCAGTGAAAAATTTAAGTACGTTAACAGGAGAAGCATTGGCAGAGTTTAGAATGAAATACTTTAATGCCGATCCGTATGAGTTGAAATGGAATAAAGAAATATTAATCTATAATGCCAAAAAAGACACTTGGAGAACGATAGGAAAGATTCCTTTTGATGCTCCATGCGGTGCAGGCTTAGTATTAATGGACAAACATATTTTTTCCATTAATGGGGAAATAAAACCCGGTGTAAGAACGAATGCTATTTTTTCAGGGACAATACTAAACCATTAATTCAGCTGGATATTTTTGCAGCAGTTCTTAAAAGCCTAATCTTCCAGAATTGGGAATTAGGCTTTTTATAAAAAATGGATGATGCTTTCCGCTAATTGTTCGCCATTAATAGATTTTTAATATAAACACTTTACAGATAGAATTAACTATGTTAAATTCTATTTATCAAAGGATTCTGAAATTTCAAAAAGATGGTGTAAGTGAATGAGTTGGACTGCTGGCCCATTTAAACAGGAACTTATCAAAGATTATAACAATATCAATCTTCTTTTGTTTAACATTGGCGTCAAAAGTCAAAGAGTCGAGTTTTTGGGGGATAAGATATTAATTTTCGCCTATCATAAGAGAATTCCATCTCTTAAACATCTGGACGAGATTAATCGCTTTGTAACCCGTATGACTGACATTGCCATCATAGATAGTTATAAGGAACATTTAAGGAATGTCCTGGAAGAAAAATATGGGATGAAGGTACTTTCTATATTAAAAGACTATGATCCCGTTACTGAACTATCAGGAACTATCATTACCCTGGATCGGGATACAAGTGCCTATATTTCCAGGTAATTAAATAATGGTGACTGGTCCAATGAACTCTTAAGAGTGCATAAAAACCGTCAGTACAAGCTTTCAGACTAGCGTCTGTTTGTTTTGTGCTGACGGTTTTTTTTATAAAAAAAATAGAGGAGGCAGCAACATTATGAAAACAGTAGAAGATGTATTAATTGCGCTGGATGAGCTGACAGGAGGAAGAGTGATTAAAACTCTAAATGACATTACGAGAGGTGAGCATCCCTTTGTTATCATGAAATCCTCCAACATTCCCGGGAAAGAGATCATTGAAACGCCTGGTCTTGTTTATGGTGAAATGAAGAAAGAAGTAAAAAAAGTAGCAGTTGCTATGACAATGACAGAAGGATCTATCGAACTTGCCGGCGCTACTGGTGTCGATGCCATTGTTGCTCATCATCCCATAGCTGAAGCAGCTAATTCAGGTGGAGTAATCTTGAAAAACTATCTGGATTTGTATAATGTCGCTGCATTTGAACTGCATGAAGCTTTCCATGGATTACATCCTGGCATTCCTTTTTTGCATGGCCATCAGGTATACCGGACAGAGGTTTCTTATGGAGGAGTACACGGAAATATTTTATATGCAGGGAAAGTACTCCCTGAGGTGAAAACGCTGGGGGATATTTTAACACGGCTGGACAATTTTATGGGTCTGAGAGATGAAGAGGAACTGTTACATACTGAAAAGGAAATACGCCATAGTTCATCTCTGTGTGAAACGAGTATAGTGACACGCGGAAGAATTGTTCATGGAGAAGAGACCAGCCCCGTGAACAATATTGTGCACATTTTCCCGCATACGGGATTTTCTCCTGAACATTTGCGTCAAGCCATCCAGGAACACCCGGAGGCAGACACAGTTCTCGCTTCCATTAGCCGTGTTTATGATGGACATCCACTTATCGAAACAGCTAAGGAGTTAGGACTAAATTTTATTATCGGAAATTGCCATGTGTTAGAAATACTTGAAAATGGTTTACCTTTAGCTTACGCCTTAGACAGACTGCTGCCTGATGTTGAAGTTGTTGTTTTTCGGGAACGTGTGACAAGCATATCCCTAAATGAAATGGGATCACCTCATTTAAAGAAATATGCAGAAGAAATGGCTGAGGGTTATCTATTGAAAAAAACGGCTGTCCAAACAGTATAAAAAAGGAGTGCAGGCAGATGAGCGAGGTTAAATCGTTAGTACAAGAAAATATAGAAATAGAAGATAATAGTGTCCCGATTCCTTTAACTCGGAAATGGACACGAATCGAAGCAGTCGGTCTTGGTTTAGTCATTATTTCACTGCTGGTACTGTTAATCACGCCAGGTACATTAGCAGGGTTATTTACTTCCATTGTCGATCAGGTTTTCCCGGTTATTGTAGAGATATTTTTAACCGGCACGGTAGGAGTTTCCATTATTGTTAGTGTCATTATTGGCCGGGTGCTGGAAAGGCTGGGATTTACGGATGCATTGATCCGGATATTCATTCCTGTTACAAAGCTGATGAAAGTGAATTCAGCTGTTATCATTCCAAGTATATATAATATTCTTGGTGACATAAATGCTGCCGGAAAAATTGCCGGACCGATCTTAATCCGTTCGGGAGCAACAAAAGCAGAGCAGAAAATAGCGGTAGCAACCATGGTTCAATCCCAGCAGTCTTTTGCTACATTTATGTTAGGCATGGTTGCTTTAACGGCAGTAGGGGCCAATGCCTTTGCAGTGGTCGTGCTGGCTGTTTTCATGCCCGTCATTGTGGTCCCGTTCCTGCTTTCTAAAACCATTTATCGGGATACGAAAGCTGTCCAAATTGCAAAACTGCCTCAATTTACGCCGAAGACTGGCTTTTTACCCACTTTGTTTAATGGAGCCAGGGAGGGAGCAGAGCTTTTATTCCTTCTCATTATTCCGGCTGCCGCAGTCGTGTTTGCTGCAATTGGCGTTTTGGATTACATCGGCATTTGGTCAAAATTTGAATCCGGACTGTCAGCCGTTTTGTTAGCTCTAAATATTCATCCTGAGACCGGAATTCTCTCTATTTTGGCAAGTCCGGCGCTGGCCATGGCCCAGTTATCGGAAGTTGCTGGTTCTTTGGATCCGCGTTTGGTCATCGGATCATTCGTATTAGCTTCATCCGGCTTGCCTTTGTCTACAATCTTTGGTCAAATTCCGGTTATATGGGCAGCTAATTCTGACCTTAGTGAAAAGGAGGCAATGGGAGCGGCTGTATTAGGAATCGTCATGCGTATATTGACAGCCTTCTTGATTGTTTATTTCTTAACACCTATCTTAGTTTAATATTCAGAGCCAAGGTCTAAATTTTACCCAGTAAAAAAGAAAGATCAATTAAATATTGATCTGGAGGGATCCTTTCAAATGATTGGGGATCCAGGTGGAGTTCTGTTTTTCTTAAAAGATTGTTTTCCTTGCTCCATAAGAAAAGAACGGCCGTTTGATGAATGGGTTCCATAATCCCTTTCATCGGCGCAAGAAGTTCAATTTTAAGATCATCCAGGGGAAAGTCAGGCCGGCAAATAAGCTTACAAGGTGCTGTCTGTAAGGGTTCATAGTGATTTATTGTATGATCAGACAGATGGTGGATCCTCCCGGTAGCTGCAATTCTTTTATCAGGGAGGATCAGTCCAGATTCATGATAGATATCTCTTCCGATGGAGGAAGGGATCTTTTTCTTGTTCCATAAAATGGACATCGAAAAAGTGTGGCCAGGCAAAATCGTCCATGCTCTTTTGGCTATCAGTTCAAATCCGATAAAGGACATGGCTATCCCTCTTTCCTGTTGCTCGATACTGATGTTTATGCTCGAGGATGAAAAAATATCTGCTATATCTCCATCAATTATTTATGATAGCTATTACACACGAATCCTCTTTTTGGCATGTTAAGCTCAAGATAGCTGAGCTGACATATGCAAAAAAAAGCGGTGAATGCAG
This region includes:
- a CDS encoding cyclically-permuted mutarotase family protein, whose translation is MAGGNMWTKAEAHNNHKKSADKITWEHGGELEPQKGFEENLGTAGVLSGSYKNFVIVGGGANFPYETVLNGGEKKHYPDIYVLEKDKNELRLVEHTTLDHEIGYGSSITTDKGVYYIGGSPNKEYADDILLLTVDKNKKLKTKKIGDLPFTISDGIAVEKDGKLYIGLGKQNGKDSNKLFEYDLSTSKTKELAPIPGEGSRNQSIAQLLNGNLYVFSGGGTTAYTDGYKYNIKKNSWTKVSSVKAADKEISLLGASSVKLNQDEMLVIGGFNKEIYDDAVKNLSTLTGEALAEFRMKYFNADPYELKWNKEILIYNAKKDTWRTIGKIPFDAPCGAGLVLMDKHIFSINGEIKPGVRTNAIFSGTILNH
- a CDS encoding Na-translocating system protein MpsC family protein, translating into MSWTAGPFKQELIKDYNNINLLLFNIGVKSQRVEFLGDKILIFAYHKRIPSLKHLDEINRFVTRMTDIAIIDSYKEHLRNVLEEKYGMKVLSILKDYDPVTELSGTIITLDRDTSAYISR
- a CDS encoding Nif3-like dinuclear metal center hexameric protein; translated protein: MKTVEDVLIALDELTGGRVIKTLNDITRGEHPFVIMKSSNIPGKEIIETPGLVYGEMKKEVKKVAVAMTMTEGSIELAGATGVDAIVAHHPIAEAANSGGVILKNYLDLYNVAAFELHEAFHGLHPGIPFLHGHQVYRTEVSYGGVHGNILYAGKVLPEVKTLGDILTRLDNFMGLRDEEELLHTEKEIRHSSSLCETSIVTRGRIVHGEETSPVNNIVHIFPHTGFSPEHLRQAIQEHPEADTVLASISRVYDGHPLIETAKELGLNFIIGNCHVLEILENGLPLAYALDRLLPDVEVVVFRERVTSISLNEMGSPHLKKYAEEMAEGYLLKKTAVQTV